The sequence TTACGCACGCGTAAAGCATCGCCACATAATGAATGAGATACTGATTTACTATGAATAAAATAATCATAATAAGATTCATTGATAAACTGAACGCGTTTTGCATTAAGTAATATTTCTGTTGTCCAAGGGATATCTTGATGATGAAGTTGCGGTTCAAACTGATACTGATGTTCACGAATAAAACTTAACTTATAAATATTCAGCCAAGTAACGTGTAAAAATTTACCTGAGCTTAAACCTTTTTGTAACCATTCAATTCCTGAAATTATGCCTGTCGATGGAACTTTCTTTAAAGGAAAAATTAATTTAGAGGGTGAGCCATCCATATAAACATAAGTACCATTACACATCGCCACATCTAAATTACCCAACTTTGTCAATGTTAATAAACGGTTATACATACCTTCATGAATGACATCATCAATATCCGGAAAGGCTATATATTTACCTGTCGCCATATTCATTCCTATATTTCGTGCGACAGATACCCCGCGATTTTCCTGATGTAAAATCTTAGTATTTGGGAATCGTTCTCTACATTCCTCTAATAGTAAAGCACTATTATCCGTTGAACCATCATTGACTAAAATAAGCTCCCAATTTTCTAATTTTTGTTGTTCCAGACAATTAAAAAATTTTGGTAAAAATGGTTCGCCATTAAATATAGCAACAACAATACTTAGCATAGGTTCAGCTAACATATGTTTACCTTAATCATTATCCTTTTATTGAGGTTATTTAATCTTATATCAAATATTCAATAGATAAATGTTTAGGCACTCAATTTTGTTAAAAAAATAGAATAATAATATTTCTAATATCAAATAAATATACCATAAGATAATTTATATAATTAATTATGTATTAATGTAAGTATTAAAATTAATATAAATATCACTTGTATTATCGATAAAGAAATTGCATCAGTATTAAAACTGTTATGCAAATTTTATATTGAATATAGCTATTTTTCAGATAAAAAAAGCCACCCTTAGGTGGCTTTTTAAACATAATTAACGTCTGGCAGCTCCCTACTCTCACATGGGGAGACCCCACACTACCATCGGCGCTACGGCATTTCACTTCTGAGTTCGGCATGGGATCAGGTGGCACCACCGCGCTATTACCGCCAGACAAATTCTTTTTTCGCTATCCTGTTTCGTTACGCTACTGCCTCGGGCGCTCATCTCGGCTGCCTCTCGCTATGCGCAGGCCATCTCGCCCGTTGACTTCTAGCGCCGTAACCGCTTACAGGCACCAATCTCTGAACAAGCTAAAATCTCTTCTCTCTTCTCAAAACACCTTCGGTGTTGTCAGGTTAAGCCTCTCGGGTCATTAGTACTGGTTAGCTCAACGTATCGCTACGCTTACACACCCAGCCTATCTACGTCCTCGTCTCGAACACCCCTTATAGGACATTACTGTCAGGGAAGACTCATCTTGAGGCAAGTTTCCCGCTTAGATGCTTTCAGCGGTTATCTCTTCCGCACTTAGCTACCAGGCGATGCCATTGGCATGACAACCTGTACACCAGTGGTGCGTCCACTCCGGTCCTCTCGTACTAGGAGCAGCCCCCCTCAATCTTCCTTCGCCCACGACAGATAGGGACCGAACTGTCTCACGACGTTCTAAACCCAGCTCGCGTACCACTTTAAATGGCGAACAGCCATACCCTTGGGACCTACTTCAGCCCCAGGATGTGATGAGCCGACATCGAGGTGCCAAACACCGCCGTCGATATGAACTCTTGGGCGGTATCAGCCTGTTATCCCCGGAGTACCTTTTATCCGTTGAGCGATGGCCCTTCCATTCAGAACCACCGGATCACTAAGACCTACTTTCGTACCTGCTCGCGCCGTCACGCTCGCAGTCAAGCTGGCTTATGCCTTTGCACTAACCTCACGATGTCCGACCGTGATTAGCCAACCTTCGTGCTCCTCCGTTACTCTTTGGGAGGAGACCGCCCCAGTCAAACTACCCACCAGACACTGTCCTCAGCCCGGATTACGGGCCCAAGTTAGAACATCAAACATTAAAGGGTGGTATTTCAACGTCGGCTCCATGCGAACTGGCGTCCACACTTCAAAGCCTCCCACCTATCCTACACATCAAGGCTCAATGTTCAGTGTCAAGCTATAGTAAAGGTTCACGGGGTCTTTCCGTCTTGCCGCGGGTACACTGCATCTTCACAGCGAGTTCAATTTCACTGAGTCTCGGGTGGAGACAGCCTGGCCATCATTACGCCATTCGTGCAGGTCGGAACTTACCCGACAAGGAATTTCGCTACCTTAGGACCGTTATAGTTACGGCCGCCGTTTACTGGGGCTTCGATCAAGAGCTTCGCCTTACGGCTTACCCCATCAATTAACCTTCCAGCACCGGGCAGGCGTCACACCGTATACGTCCACTTTCGTGTTTGCACAGTGCTGTGTTTTTAATAAACAGTTGCAGCCAGCTGGTATCTGCGACTGGCTTCAGCTCCATGGGCGAACCACTTCACCTAACGCCAGCGTGCCTTCTCCCGAAGTTACGGCACCATTTTGCCTAGTTCCTTCACCCGAGTTCTCTCAAGCGCCTGAGTATTCTCTACCTAACCACCTGTGTCGGTTTGGGGTACGATTAATGGTTACCTATCGCTTAGAGGCTTTTCCTGGAAGCCGGGCATCAACTACTTCACCACCTTAGTGGCTCGTCATCACGCCTCAGTGTCTTGGTCATGCGGATTTGCCGGCATAACCCACCTACACGCTTAAACCGGGACAACCGTCGCCCGGATAGCCTAGCCTTCTCCGTCCCCCCTTCGCAGTCACCCTTAGTACGGGAATATTAACCCGTTTCCCATCGACTACGCTTTTCAGCCTCGCCTTAGGGGTCGACTTACCCTGCCCCGATTAACGTTGGACAGGAACCCTTGGTCTTTCGGCGAGCGGGTTTTTCACCCGCTTTATCGTTACTTATGTCAGCATTCGCACTTCTGATACCTCCAGCAGACCTCTCAGTCCACCTTCGACGGCTTACAGAACGCTCCCCTACCCAACAACATTGCTGTCGCTGCCGCAGCTTCGGTGCATGGTTTAGCCCCGTTACATCTTCCGCGCAGGCCGACTCGACCAGTGAGCTATTACGCTTTCTTTAAATGATGGCTGCTTCTAAGCCAACATCCTGGCTGTCTAAGCCTTCCCACTTCGTTTCCCACTTAACCATGACTTTGGGACCTTAGCTGGCGGTCTGGGTTGTTTCCCTCTTCACGACGGACGTTAGCACCCGCCGTGTGTCTCCCGTGATTACATTCTTCGGTATTCGGAGTTTGCATCGGGTTGGTAAGTCGGGATGACCCCCTAGCCGAAACAGTGCTCTACCCCCGAAGATGAGTTCACGAGGCGCTACCTAAATAGCTTTCGGGGAGAACCAGCTATCTCCCGGTTTGATTGGCCTTTCACCCCCAGCCACAAGTCATCCGCTAATTTTTCAACATTAGTCGGTTCGGTCCTCCAGTTAGTGTTACCCAACCTTCAACCTGCCCATGGCTAGATCACCGGGTTTCGGGTCTATACCCTGCAACTTGACGCCCAGTTAAGACTCGGTTTCCCTACGGCTCCCCTATGCGGTTAACCTTGCTACAGAATATAAGTCGCTGACCCATTATACAAAAGGTACGCAGTCACCCCATCCTCAAATGTCCCGCTTGTCTTTGCGGCCAATCTTGTCCGCTTTTTTAACTTCCGCTGCTCGTGTACTTTTAGGTACACTGCGCTGCGGCTTGAAAAAACCGAACAACCTTGTTGGCAAAGCCTGCGCTGTTATTGTGATGGTATGCCATCACCCAACTGCCGAGGCACTTGAGTGATGGGGCTCCCACTGCTTGTACGTACACGGTTTCAGGTTCTTTTCACTCCCTCGCCGGGGTTCTTTTCGCCTTTCCCTCACGGTACTGGTTCACTATCGGTCAGTCAGGAGTATTTAGCCTTGGAGGATGGTCCCCATATTCAGACAGGATAACACGTGTCCCGCCCTACTCTTCGAGCTCACCATACTAACATCTTCGGATACGGGGCTATCACCCTTTATTGCGCGCCTTTCCAGACCCTTCTCCTGATGCTAATATCGATGCTGACTCTGGGCTGCTCCCCGTTCGCTCGCCGCTACTGGGGGAATCTCGGTTGATTTCTTTTCCTCGGGGTACTGAGATGTTTCAGTTCCCCCGGTTCGCCTCGTTTGACTATGTATTCATCAAACGATAGTGCATTAATGCACTGGGTTTCCCCATTCGGACATCGCCGGCTATAACGCTTCATATCAGCTTACCGACGCTTTTCGCAGATTAGCACGTCCTTCATCGCCTCTGACTGCCTAGGCATCCACCGTGTACGCTTCATTCGCTTAACCTCACAACCCGAAGGTGTCTTTATTTCACTATCATTCTGATAGGTTATGGCTGCGCGTACAGTAATTCTTTGTTGGGTAGTGCTCGCAATGCTCACGTACTTTTGTACGCTGCGCTTGCTGCGCGCTGGCCGCCTCGAATTCCTGACTGCTCGCTCATAACGCCTGCCTTCCTGACTGTGATGACACTTCACGTTGGAGTATTGAGAGTTCTCCACATTATTTTCTCAATAATGTGTGTTTCAATTTTTAGCTTGTTCCAGATTGTTAAAGAGCATTATTATTCGCAGCATACTGTTGCCAGCCTGCTCTGAATAACCTTTTATCTAGTTTTATCTTGCAATATGGTGGAGCTAAGCGGGATCGAACCGCTGACCTCCTGCGTGCAAAGCAGGCGCTCTCCCAGCTGAGCTATAGCCCCATTAAGATTCTCGTATCATTACTCCT is a genomic window of Arsenophonus apicola containing:
- a CDS encoding glycosyltransferase gives rise to the protein MLAEPMLSIVVAIFNGEPFLPKFFNCLEQQKLENWELILVNDGSTDNSALLLEECRERFPNTKILHQENRGVSVARNIGMNMATGKYIAFPDIDDVIHEGMYNRLLTLTKLGNLDVAMCNGTYVYMDGSPSKLIFPLKKVPSTGIISGIEWLQKGLSSGKFLHVTWLNIYKLSFIREHQYQFEPQLHHQDIPWTTEILLNAKRVQFINESYYDYFIHSKSVSHSLCGDALRVRKVNTYLKIIDMLMDIYKKYPNAVNQTPAYWWQIGKEGFGVVLSIQAIESPKIKYEMVKRFFDEGYWQITWQNATTLKLKWRLSRRYLKLKSLLKYKS